In the genome of Nonlabens sp. MB-3u-79, one region contains:
- a CDS encoding M43 family zinc metalloprotease has protein sequence MKKNFTQLVLVIAVLFSSFTFAQQRQCSTHEDLQLAMSQNPALARSVENVERYTQQKANELLIQKSVNGSVITIPVVVHVLYSNSTQNISIAQIQSQIDVLNEDFRRTNSDADNVWSQAADMQIEFCLAQVDPNGNATNGITRKASSITSWNTTQNRMKSAATGGTTPWDTTQYLNMWTVSALNSNGQAGILGYAQFPGGSRATDGVVMGYNYFGRTGSVSAPFDGGRTTTHEVGHLFGLRHIWGDGPCGADDFVTDTPESDASNGGCAIGTVSCGTTDMVQNYMDYSNDSCMNLFTLGQKARMRANLLSGGFHAALAQSTKCTPPSGGGGATGCSSTINSFPYSNGFENTLGGWTQDSGDTLDWTIQSGGTPSSGTGPTGADQGSFYVFVEASDPNFNKTAVLNSPCLNFASGATPNASFSYQMTGPSVGTLRLQARADGSTAWSTVFTKTGDQGAAWLTGTASLSANTAQVRLVVDTTGSWQGDIAVDGFGITAATTGSSCLNGVSSFPYAEGFENTLGQWSQNNSDTLDWTLRSGGTPSGSTGPTAAAQGSFYVYVEASDPNFSKTASLDSPCFDLSSQNNANLSFQYQMTGNAVGTLNVEASTGGAFTTIFTKSGDQGAAWLTANVNLAAYAGTDLQLRLTVNTTTSWQGDIAVDDLKITSGAISTDKCAGVPAYNSALAYSVGDRVVYQNTLFERLAASWANLGTCGTAREATASLVNIPTSISIYPNPVSGADLFTTATGEKVTYTIYNISGQRVATGTLNGNAIDVAALKANVYLIQINDGEQTVTKKFIKK, from the coding sequence ATGAAAAAAAACTTTACACAATTAGTACTGGTTATTGCAGTACTTTTTTCCTCCTTTACATTTGCACAACAAAGACAGTGTTCTACCCATGAAGACTTACAGCTGGCGATGTCTCAAAATCCAGCATTAGCAAGAAGTGTAGAAAATGTGGAGCGATACACACAGCAAAAAGCAAATGAATTACTTATTCAAAAATCAGTTAATGGAAGTGTCATTACTATTCCTGTAGTAGTACATGTATTGTACAGTAACTCGACTCAAAATATAAGCATTGCACAAATTCAATCTCAAATAGATGTGCTTAACGAAGACTTCAGAAGAACCAACAGCGATGCTGATAACGTTTGGTCTCAAGCAGCAGACATGCAAATTGAATTCTGTCTTGCTCAAGTAGATCCCAATGGAAATGCTACCAACGGTATTACCAGAAAGGCATCGTCTATAACTTCTTGGAATACTACTCAAAACAGAATGAAAAGTGCTGCAACAGGAGGAACAACCCCTTGGGATACTACCCAATACCTTAATATGTGGACCGTTTCTGCTTTAAATAGTAACGGACAAGCTGGTATTTTAGGTTATGCACAATTCCCAGGTGGAAGTCGAGCTACAGACGGTGTGGTAATGGGGTATAACTACTTTGGTCGTACCGGTTCGGTATCTGCTCCTTTTGATGGTGGTAGAACTACGACTCACGAAGTAGGTCACCTTTTTGGCCTTCGCCATATTTGGGGTGATGGACCTTGTGGTGCTGATGATTTTGTGACTGATACTCCAGAATCTGACGCCTCAAATGGTGGATGTGCTATAGGTACTGTTTCTTGTGGTACTACCGATATGGTTCAAAATTACATGGACTATTCTAATGACTCTTGTATGAACCTATTTACTCTAGGTCAAAAAGCGCGTATGAGAGCTAACTTATTAAGCGGTGGTTTTCACGCTGCTTTAGCACAATCAACTAAATGTACTCCTCCTTCTGGTGGCGGTGGTGCTACTGGATGTAGCAGTACTATAAACAGTTTCCCTTATTCTAATGGTTTCGAAAACACATTAGGTGGCTGGACACAGGATTCTGGCGACACTTTAGACTGGACCATACAATCAGGTGGAACTCCATCAAGTGGTACTGGCCCAACTGGAGCAGACCAAGGTTCTTTCTACGTATTTGTAGAAGCATCTGATCCTAACTTTAATAAGACAGCTGTTTTGAACTCTCCATGTTTAAACTTTGCAAGTGGGGCGACTCCTAATGCTTCTTTTAGCTATCAAATGACAGGTCCTTCTGTTGGAACATTAAGATTACAAGCAAGAGCTGACGGATCCACTGCATGGTCAACCGTATTTACCAAAACAGGTGATCAAGGGGCAGCATGGTTAACTGGAACGGCTTCATTAAGTGCTAATACAGCACAAGTAAGACTCGTAGTAGACACTACAGGCTCTTGGCAAGGTGACATCGCTGTAGATGGATTTGGAATTACAGCAGCTACTACTGGTTCTAGTTGTTTAAATGGTGTTTCTTCTTTCCCTTATGCTGAAGGATTTGAAAACACTTTAGGACAGTGGTCACAAAACAACAGCGATACACTAGACTGGACTTTAAGATCAGGCGGAACTCCATCAGGTAGTACAGGTCCAACTGCGGCTGCTCAAGGTTCTTTCTATGTTTATGTAGAAGCTTCTGATCCTAACTTTAGCAAAACAGCTTCTTTAGATTCTCCGTGTTTTGACCTAAGCAGTCAGAATAATGCTAACTTATCCTTCCAATACCAGATGACAGGTAACGCAGTAGGGACTCTTAACGTTGAAGCGAGTACTGGTGGTGCTTTTACTACTATATTTACGAAGTCTGGTGATCAAGGGGCAGCATGGTTAACCGCTAATGTGAATCTTGCGGCATATGCGGGTACTGATCTTCAATTAAGATTGACCGTAAATACTACTACTTCATGGCAAGGTGACATCGCTGTAGATGATTTAAAAATTACAAGTGGTGCCATCTCAACTGATAAGTGTGCTGGCGTTCCTGCATACAATAGTGCCCTCGCCTATTCTGTAGGTGATCGTGTGGTATATCAAAACACTCTTTTTGAAAGATTGGCTGCGAGTTGGGCTAATTTAGGAACTTGTGGAACTGCGCGAGAAGCTACGGCAAGCCTTGTGAACATCCCTACAAGTATTTCCATCTATCCTAACCCAGTAAGCGGTGCCGATTTATTTACAACGGCAACTGGTGAAAAGGTAACTTACACGATCTACAACATCAGTGGACAACGTGTTGCGACGGGAACCCTAAATGGAAATGCAATTGACGTTGCGGCACTTAAGGCAAATGTTTATCTCATTCAAATCAACGATGGTGAGCAAACAGTAACTAAGAAGTTTATCAAGAAGTAA
- a CDS encoding NAD-dependent succinate-semialdehyde dehydrogenase → MITTINPYNGKELHQYQELTKKDIKAKLETAQKTFEDWRATSFEHRANHLRKVGALLRKNKESYAKLMTAEMGKPVSQSRGELEKCAWLCDHYAANASGYLAKEHIETEHFKSYVSYEPIGVVLAVMPWNYPFWQVFRFIAPALMAGNVGVLKHASSVMGCAELIQDIFLEAGFPQGCFQNFVIGSDAVEAIIENDIIKAVTLTGSKSAGAAVASTAGKQIKKTVLELGGNNALVVFKDANIDATVEECVAARFHNTGQSCIAGKRLLLQEEIAEEFLDKFTQKVKALVSGDPLEEDTYIGVMAREDLAEELEDLMNASIEKGAELHCGGSRDKTYFAPTILTSVTSDMPVFKKETFGPLIAVTTFKTEEEAINLVNNSKFGLGASLFSNDLKRMEELAAQIKDGAVFINHKVASHPALPFGGTGISGYGRELSYYGIREFVNIKTVVIA, encoded by the coding sequence ATGATCACGACCATAAATCCATACAACGGTAAAGAGTTGCATCAATACCAAGAACTGACCAAAAAGGATATAAAAGCCAAATTAGAAACGGCTCAAAAAACTTTTGAAGATTGGAGAGCCACTAGTTTTGAACATCGTGCAAACCACCTGCGCAAAGTAGGGGCATTGCTGAGGAAAAATAAGGAATCTTACGCAAAATTAATGACCGCTGAGATGGGCAAGCCAGTTTCACAATCTAGAGGCGAACTAGAAAAATGCGCTTGGTTGTGTGATCATTATGCTGCAAATGCTTCAGGTTATCTCGCAAAAGAACATATAGAAACAGAGCATTTTAAATCTTATGTAAGTTATGAGCCTATAGGTGTTGTGCTTGCTGTCATGCCTTGGAATTATCCGTTTTGGCAAGTTTTTCGTTTTATAGCACCAGCCCTTATGGCAGGTAATGTGGGCGTTTTGAAACATGCGAGCAGTGTCATGGGATGTGCCGAATTAATCCAAGATATCTTCTTAGAGGCTGGTTTTCCACAAGGTTGTTTTCAGAATTTTGTAATCGGAAGCGATGCTGTGGAAGCTATTATTGAAAATGATATCATTAAAGCGGTCACCTTAACTGGTTCTAAATCGGCTGGTGCAGCGGTTGCTTCTACCGCTGGAAAACAAATCAAGAAAACGGTATTAGAGTTAGGTGGGAATAACGCCTTAGTGGTGTTTAAGGACGCAAACATTGATGCGACCGTAGAAGAATGTGTGGCTGCTAGGTTTCATAATACAGGACAAAGTTGCATTGCAGGAAAGCGATTACTGCTGCAAGAAGAAATTGCAGAGGAGTTTCTAGATAAATTCACTCAAAAGGTAAAAGCGCTTGTTTCTGGAGATCCGCTAGAAGAAGATACCTACATAGGAGTTATGGCAAGAGAGGATCTGGCTGAAGAGCTAGAAGACCTTATGAATGCCTCTATAGAAAAAGGAGCAGAGCTGCATTGCGGTGGATCCAGGGATAAAACTTATTTTGCTCCGACCATTTTAACTAGTGTCACCTCTGATATGCCTGTTTTTAAAAAGGAAACTTTTGGCCCTTTGATTGCGGTCACTACGTTCAAAACAGAAGAAGAAGCCATTAATTTAGTCAATAATTCCAAATTTGGCCTTGGAGCAAGTCTTTTTTCAAACGATCTAAAAAGAATGGAAGAATTGGCTGCTCAAATAAAAGATGGAGCGGTTTTTATCAATCACAAAGTAGCGAGTCATCCTGCGTTGCCTTTTGGCGGTACTGGAATTTCTGGTTATGGTAGGGAATTGTCTTATTACGGGATTAGAGAATTTGTAAATATTAAGACGGTTGTGATCGCATAA
- a CDS encoding phosphoribosylaminoimidazolesuccinocarboxamide synthase: MPTQLPATITDTNFNFPGQKSLYKGKVREVYNINDELLVMIASDRLSAFDVVMPKGIPYKGQILNQIATQMMADTQDLVPNWLIATPDPNVAIGHLCEPFKVEMVIRGYMAGHAAREYKAGKRMLCGVAMPEGMKENDAFPNPIITPATKAEMGDHDEDISREDILAKGIVSSADYEVLEKYTKALFQRGTELAAKRGLILVDTKYEFGKTKEGEIVLIDEIHTPDSSRYFYAEAYQERQDKGESQKQLSKEFVRQWLIANDFQGLEGQKVPEMTDEYIASVSDRYIELYENITGKTFEKANTLDIMSRIETNVLAWMEKRS; the protein is encoded by the coding sequence ATGCCAACACAACTTCCAGCAACTATTACTGATACTAATTTTAATTTTCCAGGTCAAAAGAGCCTTTACAAAGGAAAAGTAAGAGAAGTTTACAACATTAATGACGAGTTGTTAGTCATGATCGCCAGCGATAGGCTGAGTGCTTTTGACGTAGTGATGCCTAAAGGAATTCCGTATAAAGGACAAATCCTAAATCAGATTGCCACGCAAATGATGGCAGATACCCAAGATCTCGTCCCTAATTGGTTGATTGCTACTCCAGATCCTAATGTTGCAATAGGTCACCTTTGTGAGCCATTTAAAGTGGAAATGGTCATTCGTGGATACATGGCTGGTCACGCTGCAAGGGAATACAAAGCTGGTAAAAGAATGCTTTGTGGTGTTGCTATGCCAGAAGGAATGAAGGAAAATGATGCATTTCCGAATCCCATCATTACCCCAGCTACCAAAGCCGAAATGGGTGATCATGATGAAGACATTTCCAGAGAAGATATTCTTGCAAAAGGCATTGTTTCCTCAGCAGATTATGAAGTTTTAGAAAAATATACTAAAGCATTGTTTCAGCGAGGTACTGAACTAGCTGCAAAACGCGGATTGATTCTCGTGGATACCAAGTATGAATTTGGTAAAACAAAAGAAGGAGAAATAGTCCTTATAGATGAAATTCACACACCAGATTCTTCTAGGTATTTCTACGCAGAGGCTTATCAGGAGCGTCAAGATAAAGGAGAATCTCAAAAACAATTGAGTAAAGAATTTGTGCGTCAGTGGTTGATTGCTAATGATTTTCAAGGTCTTGAAGGGCAAAAAGTACCTGAAATGACTGATGAATACATAGCATCAGTGAGCGATCGCTACATTGAACTTTACGAGAATATTACAGGAAAAACTTTTGAAAAAGCAAACACTTTAGATATCATGTCGCGTATAGAAACCAATGTGTTGGCTTGGATGGAAAAAAGATCCTAG
- a CDS encoding TonB-dependent receptor, translating to MKKICFLLLLTAANFSFAQVKLQGVVRDSLKQPLELASIVAFNQETKALESYGVTNELGKYSLSLKKNITYKIQISYVAMKTLEESLVVKEADMTKDYTLYAENSLDAIELIYEMPVTIKGDTVTYNADSFQNGSERKLEDILANLPGVEINEDGQIEVEGKVVNKLMVNGKDFFDGDTKLASKNIPSKAVDKIQVLRNYSEVGQLSGVSNNQDNIALNIKLKEGKENFWFGDVTVGGGSSPDKELYLLQPKLFYYTPKYSINFIGDLNNTGELALTRRDIRNFGGGFRSPSRSSGTSINLGDNSLNFLTNQNNAVEIENQLASANFSYAVNPALDLSGFVIFNSSQIASRETSFVQFPEEFTERNNNERSNQGLVKLSASYQPNFSNQLEYDILGRISNDRQRQNLFSSVIGNTNQAEEVTPYNINQSLQYYYTLDEDNIFSLEAQHLLKNEDPFYNAVLEDENNEYDATAANLGLDPSLDTYNIGQNRRIKSNQLDAKLDYFHILNPRSNLNFTLGTILSSQEFNSNLFQFLNDGTTFNPTPTINNGLAVNDTQYNFTDVYFGAHYRLKTGKFTITPGFSLHAYGNKNTQFGATYKDNFLRLLPDFETRIQFKKSESLTLSYDMRNQFTDVTRLAQGLVLNSFNSIQFGAPDLQNALSHNVNLIYSSFNLFNYTNVFARASYSNNIDQIRSSTDIQSVIRTNTFLNSAFADENANISGRVQRTFGKIRASFNAGLNYSKFNQFVDSERSVNEVYTQSYTPSIRTNFKVAPNVTLRYRYSINDNNQGGRKSQFITTSPSIDVDAYIWKAVTFRTNYSYTNQNIGNGQSQSFQNWDARLSYRKDRDAKFEYEVNATNLLNISSQVTNGENGISAFTSETFIQPRFVTFRVVYSL from the coding sequence ATGAAGAAAATATGTTTTTTACTGCTTTTAACAGCAGCAAATTTTTCCTTTGCTCAAGTTAAATTGCAAGGAGTTGTTAGAGACAGTTTAAAACAACCACTAGAACTAGCTAGTATTGTAGCCTTCAATCAAGAAACTAAGGCATTAGAATCCTACGGAGTTACTAATGAACTAGGTAAGTACTCTTTATCTTTAAAAAAGAATATCACTTACAAGATACAAATCAGTTATGTAGCAATGAAAACGCTTGAAGAGTCTCTAGTGGTAAAAGAGGCTGATATGACAAAAGATTATACCTTATATGCAGAAAATTCTTTAGACGCTATTGAGCTTATTTATGAAATGCCCGTAACGATCAAAGGAGATACGGTCACCTACAATGCAGACTCTTTCCAAAATGGGTCAGAAAGGAAATTAGAAGATATTCTTGCTAACCTTCCAGGGGTGGAAATCAATGAAGATGGACAGATAGAAGTCGAGGGGAAAGTAGTGAATAAACTTATGGTCAACGGTAAAGATTTCTTTGACGGGGATACCAAATTAGCTTCAAAAAATATCCCTTCAAAAGCTGTTGATAAAATACAAGTACTGCGTAATTATTCAGAGGTAGGTCAATTAAGTGGCGTGTCTAATAATCAAGATAACATAGCGCTGAATATCAAGCTTAAAGAAGGAAAAGAAAACTTTTGGTTTGGTGATGTTACCGTGGGTGGTGGTAGCTCCCCTGATAAGGAACTCTATTTATTACAGCCTAAATTATTTTACTATACGCCTAAGTATAGTATCAACTTTATAGGTGATTTGAACAATACTGGAGAATTGGCTTTAACGAGACGAGATATACGTAATTTTGGTGGTGGTTTTAGATCTCCTAGCAGGAGCAGTGGAACGAGCATTAATTTAGGAGATAACAGTCTTAATTTTTTAACCAATCAAAATAATGCCGTTGAAATTGAAAATCAATTGGCATCGGCAAACTTTAGTTATGCGGTCAATCCAGCTTTGGATTTAAGTGGGTTTGTTATCTTTAATAGCAGCCAGATTGCCTCAAGAGAAACTAGTTTTGTTCAATTTCCTGAAGAGTTTACAGAGCGAAACAATAACGAACGCTCTAATCAAGGATTGGTCAAATTAAGCGCTTCTTACCAACCTAATTTTAGCAACCAATTGGAATATGATATTTTAGGTCGTATTTCCAACGATAGGCAGCGACAGAATCTCTTCTCATCTGTTATTGGTAATACCAATCAAGCAGAAGAAGTTACTCCTTATAATATTAATCAAAGTCTTCAATATTATTACACATTAGATGAAGACAATATTTTCTCCTTAGAAGCACAACACCTGCTTAAAAACGAAGATCCTTTTTATAATGCTGTATTAGAGGATGAAAACAATGAGTACGATGCTACTGCGGCTAATTTAGGATTGGATCCCAGTTTAGATACCTACAACATAGGGCAAAATAGACGTATCAAATCCAACCAGTTGGATGCAAAATTAGATTACTTTCATATTTTGAATCCTAGAAGTAACTTGAATTTTACCTTAGGAACGATTCTGAGTAGTCAGGAATTTAACTCCAACCTATTTCAGTTTTTAAACGATGGAACAACTTTTAATCCTACGCCTACCATTAATAACGGACTTGCTGTAAACGACACACAGTATAATTTTACAGATGTTTATTTTGGCGCTCATTACCGATTGAAAACAGGGAAGTTCACGATTACACCAGGATTCTCTTTACACGCCTATGGCAACAAGAATACTCAATTTGGTGCAACTTATAAAGATAACTTCTTAAGGTTGCTGCCAGATTTTGAAACCCGTATTCAATTCAAGAAAAGTGAATCCCTTACCTTAAGTTACGACATGCGCAATCAATTTACAGATGTAACGAGGCTTGCACAAGGTCTTGTTTTAAATAGTTTTAACAGCATACAATTTGGTGCACCAGACTTACAAAATGCGTTGTCGCATAATGTCAACTTGATCTACAGTAGTTTTAATCTTTTTAATTATACGAATGTATTTGCAAGAGCCTCTTACTCTAATAATATAGACCAGATAAGAAGTTCCACTGACATTCAAAGCGTTATTAGAACCAACACATTTTTAAACTCTGCTTTTGCAGATGAAAATGCAAACATTTCTGGACGTGTACAACGTACTTTTGGTAAAATAAGAGCAAGCTTTAATGCCGGGCTTAATTACAGCAAGTTCAATCAGTTTGTAGATTCAGAACGTTCTGTAAATGAGGTTTATACACAGTCATACACACCTAGTATACGCACCAATTTTAAAGTAGCTCCTAATGTTACTTTAAGGTACCGTTACAGTATTAATGATAACAATCAAGGGGGGCGTAAATCGCAATTTATTACTACATCCCCTTCTATAGATGTGGATGCTTATATCTGGAAGGCCGTAACTTTTAGAACCAACTATTCTTATACCAATCAAAATATAGGAAATGGGCAATCACAATCCTTCCAAAATTGGGATGCAAGACTTTCTTATAGGAAAGATAGAGATGCAAAATTTGAATATGAAGTTAATGCGACCAACCTTTTGAATATATCATCTCAAGTGACTAACGGAGAGAATGGCATATCTGCATTTACTTCTGAGACTTTTATACAACCACGTTTTGTGACTTTTAGAGTGGTTTACAGTTTGTAA
- a CDS encoding GLPGLI family protein, protein MKSIIFLVSVVASLFILPSQPEAQEFQGQAVYISKTRMDLGTWGARMSEEQKKQMQSRLKNRLEKTYVLNFNKEESVFDEKEKLDAISGATDSWGNNFAAGEQYKNVKKNELIQSQEFYGKQFLVKDKLAAIDWKMGSETKQIGKYMCFKATATIPNTELTWYSFSWNEITNNDQESEEQPAATEGDTATTEIIEIEEVPSTLVEAWYTLQIPVGHGPAEYWGLPGLILEVSAGDTTMLCTKIVLNPQEKIEIEAPDKGKEITKVSYKETIVGKMMEMRNNRGRRRG, encoded by the coding sequence ATGAAGTCTATTATTTTTTTAGTTAGCGTAGTTGCCTCTTTATTTATACTACCATCTCAACCTGAAGCACAAGAATTTCAAGGTCAAGCGGTATATATATCAAAAACCAGGATGGATTTAGGTACTTGGGGCGCACGAATGAGTGAAGAACAAAAGAAACAAATGCAATCGCGTTTAAAGAACAGACTTGAGAAGACTTACGTATTAAACTTCAATAAAGAAGAATCTGTTTTTGACGAAAAAGAAAAGTTGGACGCTATATCAGGAGCGACTGATTCATGGGGAAATAACTTTGCTGCAGGAGAACAATACAAGAACGTTAAGAAAAATGAACTCATACAGAGCCAAGAGTTTTATGGTAAGCAATTTCTAGTAAAGGATAAGCTTGCGGCCATAGATTGGAAAATGGGCTCTGAAACAAAACAAATAGGAAAGTACATGTGTTTTAAAGCAACCGCGACTATTCCTAATACAGAGTTGACATGGTATTCCTTCTCATGGAATGAAATAACAAACAATGATCAAGAAAGTGAAGAACAGCCTGCAGCTACCGAAGGGGATACAGCAACTACGGAAATAATCGAAATAGAAGAAGTACCATCTACACTAGTAGAGGCATGGTATACGCTGCAAATACCAGTAGGTCACGGACCTGCAGAATACTGGGGACTTCCAGGGCTTATCTTAGAAGTAAGTGCAGGGGATACGACTATGTTATGTACAAAAATAGTACTGAATCCTCAAGAGAAGATAGAAATAGAAGCTCCTGATAAAGGAAAAGAAATTACTAAAGTATCTTACAAGGAGACCATTGTAGGTAAAATGATGGAAATGAGAAATAACAGAGGAAGAAGAAGAGGTTAA
- a CDS encoding PhoH family protein, producing MNELIIDLSESNPIEFFGVKNKNLAFLKSHFPKLKIVARGSTMKIYGDEEQLGEFDKRIQMMLTHFGKYNKMDENVMERLLTSDKSHEDMGMGRDDILVHGNSGMLIRPKTPNQRKLVELTKKNDMVFAVGPAGTGKTFIGVALAVKALKEKRVKRIIITRPAVEAGENLGFLPGDLKEKLDPYMQPIYDALRDMIPAERLATYIEKGTIQIAPLAFMRGRTLDHAYVILDESQNTTHAQMKMFLTRMGKDAKFFITGDPGQIDLPRRVTSGLKEALLILKNVDGVGMMYLDDSDVVRHRLVKKVIEAYKDIENRN from the coding sequence TTGAACGAACTTATCATCGACCTGTCAGAATCAAATCCAATAGAATTTTTTGGAGTAAAAAATAAAAATCTCGCCTTCTTAAAATCTCATTTTCCAAAACTAAAAATTGTCGCACGTGGTAGCACCATGAAAATTTACGGAGATGAAGAACAACTTGGAGAGTTTGATAAACGCATACAGATGATGTTGACGCACTTCGGTAAATACAACAAGATGGATGAAAATGTCATGGAACGCTTATTAACAAGTGATAAGAGCCATGAAGACATGGGTATGGGGCGTGATGATATTTTAGTTCATGGCAATTCTGGAATGTTAATTCGTCCCAAAACTCCCAACCAGCGTAAACTGGTGGAACTTACTAAGAAAAACGATATGGTTTTTGCAGTAGGTCCAGCAGGAACAGGTAAAACCTTTATAGGTGTAGCTCTTGCGGTAAAAGCCCTTAAGGAAAAACGTGTCAAGCGCATTATTATTACACGCCCAGCAGTAGAAGCTGGAGAGAACTTAGGGTTCCTTCCAGGAGATCTTAAAGAGAAATTAGATCCTTATATGCAGCCTATTTACGATGCATTGAGAGATATGATTCCTGCCGAACGACTTGCGACCTATATTGAGAAAGGAACCATTCAAATTGCACCTCTTGCTTTTATGCGCGGTAGAACACTAGATCACGCTTATGTGATTCTAGATGAATCTCAAAATACGACTCATGCACAAATGAAGATGTTCTTGACACGTATGGGAAAAGATGCTAAATTTTTTATCACTGGAGACCCTGGGCAGATAGACTTACCACGTCGAGTAACTTCGGGGCTTAAGGAAGCTCTTTTAATTCTTAAAAATGTCGACGGAGTAGGTATGATGTACTTAGATGATAGTGATGTGGTGCGCCATAGACTGGTAAAAAAGGTTATCGAGGCGTATAAGGATATTGAGAACAGGAATTAA
- a CDS encoding S-adenosyl-l-methionine hydroxide adenosyltransferase family protein: MPIITLTTDFGWKDPYVGAVKGAIYKELENVNIVDISHEVTPFNIAEAAYIIKNAYHSFPDGTIHIIGVDAEHTPENIHIAVLLKGHFFICADNGVLALIMNKLRPEKLVEINIHDRISSNFTTLDAFVSTACHIARGGTLEVIGKPISRIRAISGVTPKISETKNIIYGQVIYIDNYGNSVANINKEIFEQIGKGRKFELSARNERFDKIFKRYSDIINFDDDEKKRDVDGKGLVIFNSAGYIEIATYKSNPLTVGSASTLFGLQINAPVIITFKES, translated from the coding sequence ATGCCTATTATAACCCTTACAACCGATTTTGGCTGGAAAGACCCTTACGTAGGAGCGGTAAAAGGTGCTATTTATAAAGAATTAGAAAACGTAAATATCGTTGATATATCTCACGAAGTAACCCCTTTCAACATTGCTGAGGCCGCCTACATTATTAAAAATGCCTACCACTCCTTTCCAGACGGTACCATACATATTATAGGAGTAGATGCAGAGCATACTCCTGAGAACATTCATATAGCCGTTTTGTTAAAAGGTCATTTTTTTATTTGTGCCGATAATGGAGTGCTGGCTTTGATCATGAATAAGTTACGTCCAGAAAAACTGGTAGAGATCAACATCCATGATAGGATCTCTTCAAATTTCACCACGTTAGATGCTTTTGTAAGTACCGCTTGTCACATAGCTCGCGGAGGAACCCTAGAGGTGATAGGTAAACCTATCTCCCGTATCAGGGCCATATCTGGGGTTACCCCTAAAATATCTGAAACTAAAAACATTATTTACGGCCAAGTTATTTACATTGATAATTATGGTAATTCTGTCGCCAATATTAATAAAGAGATTTTTGAACAAATAGGCAAGGGTCGTAAATTTGAACTCTCTGCTCGTAATGAACGATTTGATAAGATTTTCAAACGTTACAGCGATATCATTAACTTTGATGATGATGAAAAAAAGCGCGATGTAGATGGAAAAGGTCTGGTTATATTTAACAGTGCCGGTTATATAGAAATAGCAACTTATAAGTCAAATCCGCTAACCGTAGGAAGCGCTAGTACTCTATTTGGATTGCAAATTAATGCACCAGTAATTATTACATTTAAAGAATCATGA
- a CDS encoding putative quinol monooxygenase → MIVRIVNMHFKETAVGKFQNMFDAYKEQIRNQPGCSFLELYQDKDDEQRFYTYSYWENEDALNKYRKSALFEEVWPQTKALFDQKPQANSVVKIHSLL, encoded by the coding sequence ATGATTGTACGAATTGTAAATATGCATTTTAAAGAAACTGCTGTAGGTAAGTTTCAAAATATGTTTGACGCCTATAAGGAACAAATAAGAAATCAACCTGGTTGTAGTTTTTTAGAATTGTATCAAGACAAGGATGACGAACAACGTTTTTACACCTATAGTTATTGGGAAAATGAAGACGCTTTAAATAAATACAGAAAAAGTGCGTTGTTTGAAGAAGTATGGCCGCAAACTAAAGCTCTGTTTGATCAGAAACCACAAGCTAATTCGGTTGTAAAAATTCACAGCCTTTTATGA